In Fusobacterium hwasookii, a single window of DNA contains:
- a CDS encoding glycosyltransferase — protein MKLLYLCFAELNQSSGIAKKMLHQAKVFEKNGFDVRVCYEKVEMNKVSRRILNSTTVLEEMKNNKIARQLLYYNYKKLIDYIINEGIEILYIRYVYIANPFFLKFLKKIKENNVMIILEIPTYPYDYEYKIATFLGKVKHQIEKAYRLEMRKYVDRIVVFSDDKQILGIETINISNGVNLEDISIINKVEKENKIEFIGVAKISYWHGFDRMISSIAEYYKKPHKKKVIFHIVGNGDQTVEKLKEIVHKNNLEKYVIFYGYKSGKELDEIYNKADIAVGCLGIFRKKIYKSSTLKVREYCAKGLPFIMGEEDLYIKEKPFIYKVENDESIFDIEKIIEWYDNLKISPEEIREYAKNNLTWDNQMRKVINYILESKEN, from the coding sequence ATGAAATTACTTTATTTATGCTTTGCTGAGTTAAATCAGTCAAGTGGTATTGCAAAAAAAATGTTACATCAAGCAAAAGTATTTGAAAAAAATGGATTTGATGTGAGGGTATGTTATGAAAAAGTAGAAATGAACAAAGTTTCTAGAAGAATTCTTAATTCTACTACAGTACTTGAAGAGATGAAAAATAATAAGATAGCAAGACAATTACTATATTATAATTATAAGAAATTGATTGACTACATAATAAATGAAGGTATAGAGATTTTATATATAAGATATGTCTATATAGCGAATCCATTTTTTTTAAAATTTTTAAAAAAAATAAAAGAAAATAATGTAATGATTATTTTAGAGATACCAACATATCCTTATGATTATGAATATAAAATAGCAACTTTTTTAGGGAAGGTAAAACATCAAATAGAAAAAGCTTATAGACTAGAAATGAGAAAATATGTTGATAGAATAGTTGTATTTTCAGATGATAAGCAAATACTTGGAATAGAAACTATTAATATTAGTAATGGAGTTAATTTAGAGGATATTTCTATTATTAATAAAGTAGAAAAAGAAAATAAAATAGAATTTATAGGAGTTGCAAAAATTTCTTATTGGCATGGATTTGATAGAATGATTTCATCAATAGCTGAGTATTATAAGAAACCACATAAAAAGAAAGTTATATTTCATATAGTGGGAAATGGAGACCAGACAGTTGAAAAATTAAAAGAAATAGTACATAAAAATAATTTAGAAAAATATGTTATATTTTATGGATATAAGTCAGGAAAAGAATTAGATGAGATATATAATAAAGCAGATATAGCAGTAGGATGTTTAGGGATATTTCGAAAAAAAATATATAAAAGTAGTACTTTAAAGGTAAGAGAATATTGTGCAAAGGGACTCCCATTTATTATGGGAGAGGAAGATTTATATATAAAAGAAAAACCTTTTATATATAAAGTAGAAAATGATGAAAGTATATTTGATATAGAAAAAATAATTGAATGGTATGATAATCTAAAAATTTCACCTGAAGAAATAAGAGAATATGCAAAGAATAATTTAACTTGGGATAATCAAATGAGAAAAGTTATAAATTATATTTTGGAGTCAAAGGAAAATTAA